The Mytilus galloprovincialis chromosome 3, xbMytGall1.hap1.1, whole genome shotgun sequence genomic interval AGTCAAACAGTGAATCATATAAAATTGTTGATAAATACTTAGTAATGATGACAATGCGTAACTATGCCTCCCTTTTTTGTTCACCTGACCCTATCATGTTGGAGCGATGCTattgtcatcacttggcgtctatCGTCGTCGCAAAGTATTATTGTGTATTACTGATAAATTATTATCACTATAAAAACTTTTATAAGGAGTCTTTCAATGATTTCGGTCATATTCCAAATTTATGAATCATCTGTATTGCTGGTCAATATTGCTGtttaaaatacatgaaaattagtcgcaaattgtttttttttttaagataatagcTCCTATAAGCattcatctgattttttttataaaatggtaAGTTATATCGTCAGTCGATCTTATTATTTTGACATCTGTCGGATTCTCAAGTGAGGACAAAAGCTCATCTGACAAATATGACCATATGAACTATAAAGGGGATGAAatcccccccccctctttttttgtTTAAcgcaaaagattttttttttatcaacgatatttaatttcaaataccAAATCTTTTGATAATACgtctatataaaaagaagatgtgatatgattgcaagtgggacaactctccacaagagaccaaatgacacagaaattaacaatgttTGTCGAAGACACATGACTGAATACAATAGAAGGTTTACTGTATCACCAAGCTAGAGTCACggtaatcattaaatattttgcgcttaaaattttattgatgatAATATACGCCCATGCTTGGAtcgtttgtttattttattgtcaaatgttttgtttatctAAGATATCTTAATTGTTTATTCTTTCTAAAATGTTCACTATGAACAACTGTATATAAATGTTTGTCAACGCCTAATTATCCAGATGGATTTACACTTATATATTCCTATcttaatcaaacaaaaaaatcgtTTCAGATTATCTTCAGTCAAATGGAAAAAATAAGTTCgatacttaaaaaaatatgaaattatgcaAGGGTATAATCATATAACTGTACTGTATCATAATGCCTATTGCTGTATATATTCTTGGttggtcaaaagatctgaaaccttatcacaaggtaatagtaaattagagaattatttcaacctcaagactgactttgtaaaggaggcttatttatcaattaaagattttagtataagaagagctatatgtaaaatgagaataagtgctcatgatcttaaaattgagaaagatagatataataaaaaatacatagagagaactcaacgtctatgtcatcactgcatatcacatggatcaaattctattgaagatgagacccattttacagtaaattgtccattatatgatgaacagaggaaattattatttgataaagttataactttttgtactaattttaaagaactacctaatgataagaaatatttctggctgttcacaaatgagcatttaccaactctcatgtgcctaggaaattacattattaaaagtttagaaataagatctagatgtaaacaaaatatatgaagtaatttagtattttattgttataagatttaatataatagttatataaaacacatgttgtgttaggctctgatcctgttcataacgttatagtatgtattagttttctgttttgttttttccaatcatattgtgttgtaaaatgatgccctttatgggttcttgattggattaataaaattcttatcttattcTTATACTGCGTATTGTGCATACGTAACAAACCGCTATACAATACCACATACCACACCACCGTCCCATGCTAATTTTTACAGTATGTCATTTTATACCGacacaataaattatttaatcaATTGCAAATTGACATGAACAAACTTATGAAGTTTTAGAATAATAGTAATATCCTTACTAAAACATAATTGATGTTCTTTTCAACATTTAATCATACCCTGGTATGCCATACTATACCAAATGGTACCATTATTACATATCATGTACTAGTACCATACCACATTACCGTATCATGTTTGACAGTATGCCCTTGAGGTGTTGCATGTTGTATCTTTAAAACATTATGTTCCAAGTTAAAAAGGGGAAATACGAAACGTAAATTAACATGACGTTAATATACTCATAACAGTACAGACATGCATTTgctgtttttttaattatactaactgatattatttgataaagttataactttttgtactaattttaaagaactacctaatgataagaaatatttctggctgttcacaaatgagcatttaccaactctcatgtgcctaggaaattacattattaaaagtttagaaataagatctagatgtaaacaaaatatatgaagtaatttagtattttattgttataagatttaatataatagttatataaaacacatgttgtgttaggctctgatcctgttcataacgttatagtatgtattagttttctgttttgttttttccaatcatattgtgttgtaaaatgatgccctttatgggttcttgattggattaataaaattcttatcttattcTTATACTGCGTATTGTGCATACGTAACAAACCGCTATACAATACCACATACCACACCACCGTCCCATGCTAATTTTTACAGTATGTCATTTTATACCGacacaataaattatttaatcaATTGCAAATTGACATGAACAAACTTATGAAGTTTTAGAATAATAGTAATATCCTTACTAAAACATAATTGATGTTCTTTTCAACATTTAATCATACCCTGGTATGCCATACTATACCAAATGGTACCATTATTACATATCATGTACTAGTACCATACCACATTACCGTATCATGTTTGACAGTATGCCCTTGAGGTGTTGCATGTTGTATCTTTAAAACATTATGTTCCAAGTTAAAAAGGGGAAATACGAAACGTAAATTAACATGACGTTAATATACTCATAACAGTACAGACATGCATTTgctgtttttttaattatactaACTGATACATAGTAATAAAAAGAGTTTTTCTTATTGAAATAAGATTGACCTGTCTTGATCTTGTAGCAATTACCTGTAATCCTTATCAATCAAGCAATTGCTTCAATTGTTTTCTTAGTAAGCACTTCAAAACGATGTGTAAACATATGTACCTGTTATCAGCCAGTAATAAGTAATTAATTGGACATACAAAGCTATCCCAATTGTTCTTAAATCTTGTCTAAAACATTTTATTCAATGTTCATTCATTGTAGTATTCAAAAGTAATTTATTAAACAGATAAAAACATCTTAGATGATCGTTGTTATGGTAATTGGTTGTTACCGCAGATCTTTATTTTTAGGTTTCGCATCTATAGATAGGAGAAAAGTATGCAATTCATTTAGTTGTTATGATGCTATTTTCTGtctattttgtttaattataaacAATCCGTTAACTTTCGTTGGGCAAAGAACTCTCGAAAGAACTTAAGCGCTTAAAGAAATATTCTGACAAAATGGTGGTTGCAAAGAGATGGAAAGAAGCTTCAGCTTATATAATTATTTCCTTGTTTTGTTTGGCTATATCTGTTGTGCTTTTTCTGGTTGGGTTTTCATCAGCAGTATGGGTTAAAAAGACATACGAAGATAAAGGAGTAAGAATGTATGGACTTTGGAAATATACAAGATATTATCCATGGGTTGAATCCACTGAGGAATATAGACTTAGTGGAATGCTTCTAAGCAGTGACGAAACACCTTTGTCGGCAACAACTACAGGTATGTAAGTGTccgaaacaaaaacaaatctaaCCCCTTGTTCTATTAGATAGTTCGTAAcaaaaaatttaattgatttattgTAATAACGATTATTTAAAACACGACTTAGTTAAATGAATGCGTAAACCTTGATAATTTATCTGGTAATAATTAAAAGGTTTTTAGTGTTCattggttttgttcatttttgaagtcagaaaggtgacctatagtttcttACAGTCATATCCCCTTTGATCTCGGGTAAATATTTGTCTTATttataatcataccacatcacttTATTGTTGTTGCAACCTTGTCAATTTCCTATTTTTTATGATTATCACAAAATTGATAAGATGTTCTATCTTTGAATGGCCATATTGTAAAACAAGAGGACTTGGGACTTttatggtatttttttcaaaagagggTGGAAGCCGTATCCAGTAGAAGATTCAGGAAAGGGGTGTAGAGAGCCACAGACACTAGACGTTCTGTCAATAGTAATAAAATATTGGCAATGGGAAGAAAATAGTGtccatatatataaaaagagCTTTTTTTTCAGCATAAAAATTGTCCAAATTTTCGCCCAGTATATAATACGTTTTATTGATAAACGCCCCTTTAAAAAATGCGGATTCCGCCCTTGACATCGTCTATCTTAAACTGTATGTCTTGACTTCTCATTTTGCTTTTACCTAGACAATTATGCAAACAGGGTTATTGGGACGTCCAAACTAATATTGTTTTTTGTGACTTTTGTCTGAGTGGGAATTTGCATGACGAGAGTTCGTGCGAATTCGCCAGTTTTGTTCTTTAACTTGAATGGTCTCCTATTAATCGATTTACGAGATTTTCACATCGATAAACTACTGTCGCATTTTCGTTTTATCATCACATATTGATAACATTAATATAAGTCATAAGTATATTTTACATTGCAATTAATTCTGTTTGGTGTCATAGGAATTTAGAATTATGTTTCTTTAAATCATCCTTATCATCAAAGCCACACTCATTCAGTCATAAAGACAAAAGGAATATTTAAATATCTGTAGAGAAATTGATAGTCAAATTATGGTACACTTATGTACCTTAGTTAACCATTACCCTTTCTGTAACGTGAATTTTAAGCTACCTTAAGACATAAAGCCAGTGTTTAATTTTTCACCTAGAATGCATTTCGAATTTCTACATAACataaaatttaccttcaaatagACAGGTAATAACCGGCTCGAAATTATCATATTCCAAATTCAAAAATGgaaaaacaaaagatatatacCATTACTACCTACTCTTTCTTTACAGTGGTATAATTTAAACACAACCGATGTTAATTTTTTTCGTCCAAATGGTCTTGGTTCCAAAGTATAAATTTCAGATGAACTGAATACATCTCTATTCTTCAACTGAATCAGTTTGAATTAAAGGGATTGTACAATCAAGCAGTCACCAAGTTTAATGCTTGTCGTcacaaaactttttttcaaactaGAGTCGTCTTGGATGTTTAATAGGAAATGAACGCAATGCGAAAGGTCAAATCTATTTGATACTAAATTCATATTAAGGCTAATACAAACTAGTGTGGTGCTTCaaaaagtttgtattttattCACCAGTATAATACTATAATTTCCAAACAGACTTTGATAACTGACATGTTGATctaatttttttcaacattctttttttttagacTGGTATAGGGCAACACAAGCAATGGAATGTCTTGGTTTAATAAGTCTTGTTTTGGCTTTACTGATCCTGTTATTGTACTTCTGTGTACCATCATGTAAAGTACGGAAGGCACTCTATGGAATGATTTTCTTCACATTTCTAGCAGGTAATTGCGTATTATATCTCTATGTGTTATTCGTAATTacttatattattaaaatattcatacatTTAGTATTTTCGAGTAATTTTAATATCGAATCATAACAGGATATGATTATGCATCTACAATTTTTTCATGATTCAAGTTTGTTTTCACTTTGAATTCACTAAAGCATTGCAATTTTaagcaatgttttaaaaaatttacgAAAGCAAAAGATTAATGTTTCCAGTCAAAACGGAAAATCTACGCAGAAACAAAATATTGACCGAAATTCAATAAATAGTATTAACATTTTACATTGCTTGTCGTCTTCTTCTGGAAacatgaaaacatttaaaaaacaaacaaactgtaAGCACGTTTTTAAAATACTGTTTACAAGGTTAATCTAGTATGGTTATGATGCTTATCGTTTTTGTCTCTTTTCAGTAATGTTTATTGTGATTGGAATTGCCATTTTCGGCTCGAAGTTCGACGAGAAAGGATTTGACGTCGGATGGTCCATGGGATTAGCAATTGCTGCAGCATTGTTAGCTTTTATCTCAgggattttacaaattttggagATGAcataatattgtatttataagtGTGTATGGGTGTTTCATGTTGTATAATCATTATAAATTGTTGAATGTTTCACTGTTTTGAAATGTAACATACTGTATGTTTTGGTGTCATAAGTTTCCAATACTATGTGTTAAAACCATTGTTGTCGAATAGATTATAAATTGTTAAATTTGCTTAAAATGAATACACTTGTCGTTATACATCAACTCGTTTATTTGTGAATGTGATGCAAATTATACTCTTCCATTTCCAGTTTCCTTCAGTTTCAACAACTGTCAATTCAAGATAGTTAATAAACAAAGCAGCAACTGGTTTAGAATACTTTCACTTCCCAAATAATTTATTAcctatgatataaaaaaatggtACACAAAAGTGAagtaataaaaataccgaactccgagaaaaattctaaacggaaagtccataggcaaatggcaaaatcaatagctcaaacacatcaaacgaatggataactacAGTCATACCTGACTTGCTCggcatgcattttcttatgtagaaaatggtgaattaacctggttttatacctagcttaacctctcacttgtatgacagtcctttaaagttccattatattgaaaacgatgtgtaaacaaagtgccaacaaagcaaacagacataataggaaaAACATCTAAAATAGGGGTACACAACAGTCAacactgtgttataatcttaatcactatgaaaataaataaatatgtaaaaaagaagcacaaaaaggcatataaatgaaagaatacaaaaaattacaacCACACAATAAAAGAATGACGGGATTATCATTAATAGAACATAGGTTACATAGATAACTTTGAAGATAGATTTATCATCAGGTGTTGATTTGGTAAACATCATCATTACATAATGCGTAATGTGTTTTACATACTTGTATCTTGTCATAGAAGAGAGGCGAGTGATACCGTAGAGATAACCAatctcataagtcgaaaacataCTGTCAGTGCCTTGTTAAAAGAACGAAAACGACCAAGAGACCAACACATTAACAGTATACAAACCACAacatacaacataaaaaaaataaaaactgaccaatacgaaccccattaaaaaaagtcacaggtatattctgtcatttttttttcgatttttgttaCTCTTTACCTTCGTATTCGATTTTGCCTTCGCATTATTTGATTCGAGCGCTACTACACTATGCGTCTGACGTAACAAATCATTAACCAGGTatatctttaatgagttttttACACGTCGATTCAAAATGGTATTATACAAAAACTGATTATCAACTAGCTACTACTGTTTAGacattataaaaacaacacgatTGCTGTCTCACATAACAAACGAATGAACAAAGTGGTTTGTGTAAATGATTAACCAGGTTCATCAGAGATTCTTAAGCCATGTAAATTAAATTTTAGttattgaaaacacattttgttcTGAAGGAATATAAAGAGATTTTTTCTAACGAGTTTCTGAGTATCGGGGTTAACGAAACATGGTTTTGTAAAGAAATGTACAGTCATTTTAATAAGGTCTTAGTTAATCGACGTATTATGTAAGaaatttgaaagatttaaaaGCTCAAACTATTTCTAACCGTCACAGATGAGCACTATATTTATTTAAACGtccaaatgttttgatttgagcACCGCGAATGAGTCTGGTGTAGACAAAATTCGCGTCAAgcaaaacaaaatgcatatggCATAatgattgttgatgttttttgGTAAATATTGAGACATGTTTTTGATTAAGATCTGAATTGGAAAGtaaacatttaagaattgaatgcttctttttgtaacttcattggggtgtaaaagcgttcaatacttataattacattttttagctaggatcatgaaaacacgaattttaacaattttttatttaattcacctgtgcactttattgtcggACCTCGTGTCATcgtgaatgataagttttattgtgtaatgcaattgctttaggaataacacgtgatgtcaccggcagttagccaatcagaataaggTATCATAATGAatcatacatctaatgtaattattaggTTGTATGTTTCACCTGCTGTTATGTTCTTTTATTCTACTAAAGAacatacctgtaccaagtcaggaatatggcagttgttatccattcatttgatgtgtttgagcttttgattttgcaaataGTTTCTGGactttccattttttatttttccgtatttttgtgattttcctttacATATACtagagaaaaaaatacatgtgtatattcAAAATAGTTTATCATTTAATATCTAAAATACTAGTTTTAATATCGAACACATAAATGCTCCTTAGGAAAAGTTTTGATCCCAAAttattattatgttattttgttaataaatttatAGTTTGTTATGAAGTTAGCACTTGGTCTGTTGAAAAGTTTCGCAGTTTTACATTAGCGAAACtattttaaaagcaaataagtaGCACAAGATTCAAGCATCTGATAGAGTATGGAATATCCGAAGAATTAGTTATAAGACaaatttgtaatatgtttttttcGAATTCAAAAGACTAACATGTATTTTCATACCTTGTCCTTTtaacatgttatttttttattaatatcctTTAATATATAACACATATTCTTCTATATCAATACCAGCTCATTTACGCTATTtggttcatttttgttttgtttacaagtGTAAAGTTTCGAATTGATAATTGCATCAACACTAACCCTCTTGTGTAGGTTTTTCTATTAGAAGTTCTTTAAACCCTGTCCTTGTATCATGTTCTCTGCTAAACGATGCTCCAGAACACTCACCAACCATAATTTCTGCGGTAGTATACACAATCAAATTACCCATCACATGGCCACCGAATACGTTACCGTCTTTGTCACTTAGGCTTGCGTGCAGATGGCCGCCTGCAGAAAGCGTCCCAACCAAAGAAACGATTTCAAAGTTACCTTTATATTCCTTTATctgtaaaatataagaaaaaaatttaaatgataagCAAGATAAAAAACATAAGAATTAGTTGAGTGTTTCagtttgaaaattatataataaaaaatttctAGAGAAAAATCGTTCTAAAAGTAATAAATAAGTTTGTAAAAAATGGTTATAtacatatttcaaaacaaaaagtatttctattttcttaaatCTAAAGTGGGCATTCTAAGTGATTAATGACGTATTCGGGAAAGATATTAAGTAGCACTTGTGATATTACGTAATTTAAAGAGGTATATACCGTCTTGCTATCTGACATCCGTAGAGATGCATGTGTTACACTGCCCACACAAGTCATTATAAATGCTGCATTCAATTTATTCTTATTCACAAAGCTGACAAGTGATTCTTTAATTTCCTGTCCAGGCTGAAGTCTCAAAGGATAGCAAGTAACAGGACATGGTACACactgaaattttcaatttattttgtgtGATTATCTGTCTACTCTTGGTATTAGTCATTTGATCCTTACTTTATTGCTTTCAGCAGTTGTAAGTATCCCAAGTTATAAACATACAGTTAAAAACAAATGGACATACAatcgtaaaaagaaaaaaataacaaaaacggAATTCCAAGGAAacttcaaatggcaaaatcgaaagctcaaacacatcaaacgaatggaaaacatttttttatattcctaACTTTacacagacattttcttatg includes:
- the LOC143068221 gene encoding uncharacterized protein LOC143068221; this translates as MVVAKRWKEASAYIIISLFCLAISVVLFLVGFSSAVWVKKTYEDKGVRMYGLWKYTRYYPWVESTEEYRLSGMLLSSDETPLSATTTDWYRATQAMECLGLISLVLALLILLLYFCVPSCKVRKALYGMIFFTFLAVMFIVIGIAIFGSKFDEKGFDVGWSMGLAIAAALLAFISGILQILEMT
- the LOC143066275 gene encoding bifunctional protein GlmU-like, encoding MEIYQSSFQISLRDQLLQPDNTTETGFPESCVPCPVTCYPLRLQPGQEIKESLVSFVNKNKLNAAFIMTCVGSVTHASLRMSDSKTIKEYKGNFEIVSLVGTLSAGGHLHASLSDKDGNVFGGHVMGNLIVYTTAEIMVGECSGASFSREHDTRTGFKELLIEKPTQEG